From Cellulomonas fimi ATCC 484, a single genomic window includes:
- a CDS encoding TIGR03557 family F420-dependent LLM class oxidoreductase has protein sequence MTRFGYTLMTEQSGPKDLVRYAAAAEELGFDFEVSSDHYFPWLDAQGHSGYAWSMLGAVAQATSRVELMTYVTCPILRYHPAVVAQKAATLGVLSDGRFTLNLGAGENLNEHVVGERWPAVGERHDMLEEAVEIVRELLSGERTTYDGQYFRVDSAKVWDVPDEPVEIGVAVSGDQSVQRFAPLADHLVAVEPDGDLVASWDAARPAGAPLSRKIGQVPISWDPSEERAVERAHEQFRWFAGGWKVNADLPTTEAFDAASQFVRPQDVADQIACGPDLDAFVESVRAYWEAGFTDVAIVQVGDEAQDEFLEKAAGPLLEKLRAAAPS, from the coding sequence ATGACACGGTTCGGCTACACCCTCATGACCGAGCAGTCCGGCCCGAAGGACCTCGTCCGGTACGCCGCCGCCGCGGAGGAGCTGGGGTTCGACTTCGAGGTGTCGAGCGACCACTACTTCCCGTGGCTCGACGCGCAGGGCCACTCCGGGTACGCGTGGTCGATGCTCGGTGCCGTCGCGCAGGCGACGAGCCGCGTCGAGCTCATGACGTACGTGACGTGCCCGATCCTGCGCTACCACCCGGCCGTCGTCGCGCAGAAGGCCGCGACGCTCGGGGTGCTGAGCGACGGCCGGTTCACGCTCAACCTCGGCGCCGGGGAGAACCTCAACGAGCACGTGGTCGGCGAGCGCTGGCCGGCGGTCGGGGAGCGGCACGACATGCTCGAGGAGGCCGTCGAGATCGTCCGCGAGCTCCTGTCCGGCGAGCGGACCACCTACGACGGCCAGTACTTCCGCGTGGACTCCGCGAAGGTCTGGGACGTGCCCGACGAGCCCGTGGAGATCGGCGTCGCGGTGTCCGGCGACCAGTCCGTGCAGCGATTCGCGCCGCTGGCCGACCACCTCGTCGCGGTCGAGCCCGACGGTGACCTCGTCGCGTCGTGGGACGCCGCGCGCCCCGCGGGCGCCCCGCTGTCCCGCAAGATCGGGCAGGTGCCCATCAGCTGGGACCCGTCGGAGGAGCGGGCCGTCGAGCGTGCGCACGAGCAGTTCCGCTGGTTCGCCGGCGGGTGGAAGGTCAACGCCGACCTGCCGACGACCGAGGCGTTCGACGCCGCCAGCCAGTTCGTGCGCCCGCAGGACGTCGCCGACCAGATCGCGTGCGGGCCCGACCTCGACGCGTTCGTCGAGTCCGTGCGCGCCTACTGGGAGGCCGGGTTCACCGACGTCGCGATCGTGCAGGTCGGCGACGAGGCGCAGGACGAGTTCCTCGAGAAGGCCGCCGGCCCCCTGCTGGAGAAGCTCCGCGCCGCCGCACCGTCCTGA
- a CDS encoding sensor histidine kinase produces the protein MSGATGDGRGGSHVPRATTARAAGPQPSDGALTRLWEAAARIQATVRARGWWDDRASAAATALLGLALIGLGLASPAPPWVPAAVADRVGAWHVVLLLVACTALVVKRRHPVGVLLVAVTCTVLDAVLGGSVATSIALFDALYTAALLTRPVVRRRIVATVVVVVVVAPVLVLVAGAPPREAVLLLLQSVALYVTPLWWAKDVRQRDELAALEAGRARAEAERAEAERSRAEAERSRAEAERRRADLEQRAAALARAHADDLERIAELDRTSAVREERARTARDLHDVVAGHVSAVAIRAEAALAGPPDADADRAALRAVRAGTLDALTELRSMIMVLRERPGAATAPSGLARLDAFVALAQAAGQDVVVDGPVPTDLPVAVDLAAFRIVQEALTNAAKHAPGAPAVVTLRRSDGSLELTVTNPADGSSAAHPPAVATGLRGGTGLHTMRERAEALGGRLDAGLVDGAWRVRARLPEEVA, from the coding sequence GTGAGCGGCGCGACGGGCGACGGGCGCGGCGGAAGCCACGTCCCGCGGGCGACGACGGCGCGGGCCGCGGGCCCGCAGCCCTCGGACGGAGCCCTGACACGGCTGTGGGAGGCCGCAGCCCGCATCCAGGCGACCGTGCGCGCGCGGGGGTGGTGGGACGACCGCGCATCGGCCGCCGCCACGGCGCTGCTCGGGCTCGCGCTGATCGGGCTCGGCCTCGCGAGTCCCGCGCCCCCGTGGGTGCCCGCCGCCGTCGCGGACCGGGTGGGCGCGTGGCACGTCGTGCTGCTGCTCGTCGCGTGCACCGCCCTCGTCGTCAAGCGGCGCCACCCCGTCGGCGTCCTCCTCGTGGCCGTGACGTGCACCGTGCTCGACGCCGTGCTGGGCGGCAGCGTCGCCACCTCGATCGCGCTGTTCGACGCGCTCTACACGGCCGCGCTGCTGACGCGGCCCGTCGTGCGGCGCCGGATCGTGGCCACCGTGGTCGTGGTCGTCGTCGTCGCGCCCGTGCTCGTGCTCGTGGCCGGCGCGCCGCCGCGCGAGGCCGTGCTCCTCCTGCTGCAGTCCGTCGCCCTGTACGTGACGCCGCTGTGGTGGGCGAAGGACGTCCGGCAGCGCGACGAGCTGGCCGCGCTGGAGGCCGGCCGCGCCCGCGCCGAGGCGGAGCGCGCGGAGGCCGAGCGGTCCCGAGCGGAGGCGGAGCGGTCCCGTGCCGAGGCGGAGCGTCGACGCGCCGACCTCGAGCAGCGGGCTGCGGCCCTCGCCCGCGCGCACGCCGACGACCTGGAGCGGATCGCCGAGCTCGACCGCACGTCGGCCGTGCGCGAGGAGCGTGCCCGCACCGCCCGGGACCTGCACGACGTCGTCGCGGGGCACGTGTCCGCGGTCGCGATCCGGGCCGAGGCGGCGCTCGCCGGGCCACCGGACGCCGACGCCGACCGCGCCGCGCTGCGGGCCGTGCGAGCGGGGACGCTGGACGCGCTCACGGAGCTGCGGTCGATGATCATGGTGCTCCGCGAGCGCCCCGGCGCCGCCACGGCACCGAGCGGCCTGGCCCGCCTGGACGCGTTCGTCGCCCTCGCGCAGGCCGCCGGTCAGGACGTCGTCGTCGACGGGCCCGTGCCGACCGACCTGCCCGTCGCCGTCGACCTCGCCGCGTTCCGGATCGTCCAGGAGGCACTGACGAACGCCGCCAAGCACGCGCCCGGCGCCCCGGCCGTCGTGACCCTGCGCCGCTCCGACGGCAGCCTCGAGCTCACGGTGACGAACCCGGCCGACGGCTCGTCGGCGGCGCACCCGCCGGCCGTCGCGACCGGCCTGCGAGGCGGGACCGGGCTGCACACCATGCGCGAGCGTGCGGAGGCGCTCGGCGGGCGGCTCGACGCCGGGCTCGTCGACGGCGCCTGGCGTGTGCGGGCCCGGCTCCCGGAGGAGGTCGCGTGA
- a CDS encoding response regulator — protein sequence MTRVLLADDHAAIRAGLRLLLEQGGIEVVGEAADGQAAITNARALRPDVVLMDVRMPGVDGIEATRVITREGLADVVALTTFDLDEYVLGMLRAGAVGFLLKTTGAAALVDAVQRVAAGDGVLAPEVTRRLLADLVAAAPAADTPTAAPGAGGVHAAAVASLTARERDVLACLGAGMSNAELADALVITEATAKTHVSRVLAKLGCASRVQAAIVAVEAGVVRA from the coding sequence GTGACGCGCGTGCTGCTGGCCGACGACCACGCGGCGATCCGCGCCGGGCTGCGGCTCCTGCTCGAGCAGGGCGGGATCGAGGTGGTCGGGGAGGCCGCCGACGGGCAGGCCGCGATCACGAACGCCCGCGCGCTGCGCCCCGACGTGGTCCTCATGGACGTGCGGATGCCCGGCGTCGACGGCATCGAGGCGACGCGTGTCATCACGCGCGAGGGGCTCGCGGACGTCGTCGCCCTCACGACGTTCGACCTCGACGAGTACGTGCTCGGGATGCTGCGCGCCGGGGCCGTCGGGTTCCTGCTGAAGACCACGGGCGCCGCCGCGCTGGTCGACGCGGTGCAGCGCGTCGCCGCGGGCGACGGGGTCCTCGCGCCCGAGGTCACGCGACGGCTGCTCGCCGACCTCGTCGCGGCCGCGCCCGCCGCGGACACCCCCACGGCCGCGCCGGGGGCCGGTGGCGTCCACGCGGCGGCGGTCGCGTCCCTCACCGCCCGCGAGCGCGACGTGCTCGCGTGCCTCGGCGCGGGGATGTCGAACGCCGAGCTCGCCGACGCCCTCGTCATCACCGAGGCCACCGCGAAGACGCACGTCAGCCGCGTGCTCGCGAAGCTGGGCTGCGCGTCGCGCGTGCAGGCGGCGATCGTCGCCGTCGAGGCGGGCGTCGTCCGCGCCTAG
- a CDS encoding FAD-dependent monooxygenase produces MLPTALVLGAGIGGLAAAVGLARSGWSVTVLERAPALEPVGAGIALAPNAIRALDALGVADEVRAMAALRGEIGIRRADGRWLVRADATAAGEALGESTVVVHRARLVDLLVRALPDGALRTGVEAAVVDAGDATRRAQVTVHPTGRPTDTPDVLDADLVVAADGIDSRTRTALFPEHPGPVATGVVAWRFVVPAPEGLVPAETWGRGSVVGLAPLADGRVYGYATAVLPPGTRSDDEVAELRRRFVTWHDPIPAVLDRLSESDVLRHDLRWLATPLPRFDVGRVALLGDAAHAMTPNLGQGGCQALEDAVTLGVLLGRHRNPPTGRPGPAPASAQPAAPVAHPDPAGVPAALAAYTAERLPRTRRVQRMSAQVGRPTTWTSPVAVALRDAGASVVGRIAGPLLVRRTAPVVGWRPPAAEGDGTDPADARPGAGRG; encoded by the coding sequence GTGCTCCCGACGGCGCTCGTCCTGGGGGCCGGGATCGGCGGGCTGGCCGCCGCCGTCGGGCTCGCCCGGTCGGGCTGGTCCGTGACCGTCCTCGAGCGGGCACCTGCGCTCGAACCCGTCGGGGCGGGCATCGCGCTCGCGCCCAACGCGATCCGGGCGCTCGACGCGCTCGGCGTCGCCGACGAGGTGCGCGCGATGGCGGCCCTGCGCGGCGAGATCGGGATCCGCCGCGCCGACGGACGGTGGCTCGTGCGCGCCGACGCGACCGCGGCCGGCGAGGCGCTCGGGGAGTCGACCGTCGTCGTGCACCGTGCGCGGCTCGTGGACCTGCTGGTCCGGGCGCTGCCGGACGGCGCACTGCGCACGGGCGTGGAGGCGGCCGTCGTCGACGCGGGTGACGCGACCCGGCGCGCGCAGGTGACGGTGCACCCGACGGGCCGACCCACCGACACCCCGGACGTGCTCGACGCGGACCTCGTCGTCGCCGCCGACGGGATCGACTCGCGCACGCGCACGGCGCTCTTCCCGGAGCACCCCGGGCCCGTCGCGACGGGAGTCGTCGCGTGGCGTTTCGTGGTCCCCGCGCCCGAGGGTCTGGTCCCAGCGGAGACGTGGGGACGAGGGTCGGTCGTGGGCCTCGCACCGCTCGCCGACGGCCGCGTCTACGGGTACGCGACGGCGGTCCTGCCGCCCGGCACCCGCAGCGACGACGAGGTCGCGGAGCTCCGCCGACGCTTCGTGACGTGGCACGACCCGATCCCGGCGGTCCTGGACCGGTTGTCGGAAAGCGACGTCCTGCGGCACGACCTGCGCTGGCTCGCGACACCCCTGCCACGGTTCGACGTGGGTCGTGTCGCGCTGCTCGGCGACGCCGCCCACGCGATGACCCCGAACCTCGGCCAGGGCGGCTGCCAGGCGCTCGAGGACGCGGTGACGCTCGGCGTCCTGCTCGGACGGCACCGCAACCCGCCGACCGGCCGCCCGGGACCCGCACCGGCCTCCGCCCAGCCCGCGGCGCCGGTCGCGCACCCCGACCCCGCGGGGGTGCCCGCGGCCCTCGCCGCGTACACGGCCGAGCGGCTGCCGCGCACACGACGCGTGCAGCGCATGTCCGCCCAGGTGGGCCGGCCCACGACGTGGACGTCGCCGGTCGCCGTGGCCCTGCGGGACGCGGGGGCGAGCGTCGTCGGCAGGATCGCCGGTCCGCTGCTCGTCCGGCGCACCGCCCCGGTCGTCGGGTGGCGGCCACCGGCCGCGGAGGGCGACGGCACCGACCCCGCGGACGCCCGACCCGGAGCGGGACGCGGCTAG
- a CDS encoding Gfo/Idh/MocA family protein has product MASSAPLRFGVVGSGWRSGFFLRAARQMPDRFACVGVVTRTAESGAVVEQEWGVGTVRTVDELLAARPELVVVSVPWPVTPEVTRELVARGVPVLAETPPAPDADGLRALWADVGSSGLVQVAEHSPSMPAHQARIRLVEDGLIGTPTSVQVSSTHLYHAVGLVRRLLRAGRGEVAVRTSRFTAPLIDPRSRDGWTGETQPQDRWTLLATLDFGDGRSALYDFTENQWHNPLRTNRITVRGSHGEVVGDSVTRWVDEQTIVTSSIVRRASGIEQDLDGFDLQHLSLDGRVLYRNPFDGARLADDDLAVATLLADSGAWVRGDGPPPYPLADGCQDHLLGLAIEESARTGETVRTGREAWADA; this is encoded by the coding sequence ATGGCGAGCAGCGCACCTCTGAGGTTCGGCGTGGTCGGCAGCGGGTGGCGGTCGGGGTTCTTCCTCCGCGCGGCCCGGCAGATGCCGGACAGGTTCGCGTGCGTGGGCGTCGTGACGCGCACCGCCGAGAGCGGCGCGGTCGTCGAGCAGGAGTGGGGCGTGGGGACCGTCCGGACCGTCGACGAGCTCCTCGCGGCCCGACCGGAGCTCGTCGTCGTCTCCGTGCCGTGGCCGGTGACGCCCGAGGTCACGCGCGAGCTCGTGGCCCGCGGCGTCCCGGTGCTCGCCGAGACACCGCCCGCGCCCGACGCGGACGGCCTGCGCGCACTGTGGGCGGACGTCGGCAGCAGCGGGCTCGTCCAGGTCGCGGAGCACAGCCCCTCGATGCCCGCGCACCAGGCCCGCATCCGGCTCGTCGAGGACGGGCTGATCGGCACGCCGACGAGCGTGCAGGTCTCGTCGACGCACCTGTACCACGCCGTCGGTCTCGTCCGGCGGCTCCTGCGCGCCGGCCGAGGCGAGGTCGCGGTGCGCACCAGCCGGTTCACGGCGCCGCTGATCGACCCCCGCAGCCGCGACGGCTGGACGGGCGAGACGCAGCCGCAGGACCGCTGGACGCTGCTCGCGACCCTCGACTTCGGCGACGGTCGCAGCGCGCTCTACGACTTCACCGAGAACCAGTGGCACAACCCGCTGCGCACCAACCGGATCACCGTCCGCGGCTCGCACGGCGAGGTCGTGGGCGACTCGGTGACGCGCTGGGTCGACGAGCAGACGATCGTCACCTCGTCGATCGTGCGCCGTGCGTCGGGGATCGAGCAGGACCTCGACGGGTTCGACCTGCAGCACCTGAGCCTCGACGGACGCGTGCTGTACCGGAACCCGTTCGACGGTGCTCGGCTCGCCGACGACGACCTCGCGGTCGCGACGCTGCTCGCCGACTCCGGTGCCTGGGTGCGCGGCGACGGCCCGCCGCCGTACCCGCTCGCCGACGGGTGCCAGGACCACCTGCTGGGGCTCGCGATCGAGGAGTCGGCCCGCACGGGCGAGACGGTCCGCACCGGACGCGAGGCGTGGGCGGACGCGTGA
- a CDS encoding SDR family oxidoreductase yields the protein MSIVVTGATGHLGRLVVEHLLELGTPAQEIVATGRSVDRIADLAARGVRTAVADFDDPATLTAAFDGAETVLLVSGSEVGRRVPQHTAAIEAARAAGVRRVVYTSAPHADTTPLALAAEHRATEEVLRASGLTWTVLRNNWYHENYLPVLDQAAATGVVVSSTGAGRVASAPRDDYAAAAAVVLSTDGHDDRVYELSGDVAWTHDDLAAAAAEVLGTPVVHRAVPADEHRAILEQAGLDAGTIAFLVGLDEGIARGDLADATADLRTLVGRPTVPLVETLRAARA from the coding sequence ATGTCGATCGTCGTCACCGGAGCCACGGGCCACCTCGGCCGCCTCGTCGTCGAGCACCTGCTGGAGCTCGGCACGCCCGCGCAGGAGATCGTCGCGACGGGCCGCTCCGTCGACCGGATCGCGGACCTCGCCGCACGCGGCGTCCGCACGGCCGTCGCCGACTTCGACGACCCGGCGACGCTGACCGCCGCGTTCGACGGCGCCGAGACCGTCCTGCTCGTCTCCGGCAGCGAGGTCGGTCGTCGCGTCCCGCAGCACACCGCCGCGATCGAGGCCGCGCGGGCCGCGGGCGTGCGCCGCGTCGTCTACACGAGCGCCCCGCACGCCGACACCACGCCGCTCGCCCTCGCCGCCGAGCACCGCGCCACCGAGGAGGTCCTGCGCGCGTCGGGCCTGACGTGGACCGTCCTGCGCAACAACTGGTACCACGAGAACTACCTGCCGGTCCTCGACCAGGCCGCCGCGACCGGCGTCGTCGTGTCGAGCACGGGAGCGGGCCGGGTCGCGAGCGCCCCGCGCGACGACTACGCCGCCGCGGCCGCCGTCGTCCTGTCGACCGACGGGCACGACGACCGCGTCTACGAGCTCAGCGGTGACGTCGCGTGGACGCACGACGACCTCGCCGCGGCGGCCGCCGAGGTGCTGGGCACGCCCGTCGTGCACCGCGCCGTGCCGGCCGACGAGCACCGCGCGATCCTCGAGCAGGCGGGCCTCGACGCCGGGACGATCGCGTTCCTCGTCGGGCTGGACGAGGGGATCGCGCGCGGCGACCTGGCCGACGCCACCGCCGACCTGCGCACCCTCGTGGGCCGCCCGACGGTCCCGCTGGTCGAGACCCTCCGCGCCGCCCGCGCCTGA
- a CDS encoding winged helix-turn-helix transcriptional regulator — MTVSNEVSVLDRLLTNGILASACPTRVVLDHVTSKWGVLLLVALSERSLRWGELRRVVEGISEKMLAQTLRTLEADGLVHREVTATVPPRVDYSLTPLGTELVARLLPLMEWVADHADAIVGDRT, encoded by the coding sequence GTGACGGTGAGCAACGAGGTCAGCGTGCTGGACAGGCTGCTGACGAACGGGATCCTGGCATCGGCATGCCCGACCCGGGTGGTCCTGGACCACGTGACCAGCAAGTGGGGCGTCCTGCTGCTCGTCGCCCTGTCGGAGCGGTCGCTGCGGTGGGGCGAGCTGCGCCGCGTCGTCGAGGGCATCAGCGAGAAGATGCTCGCGCAGACGCTGCGGACCCTCGAGGCGGACGGCCTGGTGCACCGCGAGGTGACCGCGACCGTGCCGCCGCGGGTCGACTACTCGCTGACGCCGCTCGGGACCGAGCTCGTCGCCCGCCTGCTGCCGCTCATGGAGTGGGTCGCCGACCACGCGGACGCGATCGTCGGCGACCGCACCTGA
- a CDS encoding Pr6Pr family membrane protein: MHTAVNVVVALVRFAIATLALVGTKDIWMRGDLDGLAYFTNQAGLMLAVVMIWAGVASVLGRRQPPAWLKGGVTLFLAITGLISFFVLAPEAADAPAVAFGLTSGTIEHEITPVAAFLDFLLLDAHRRLRLRHAAYWLGYLLAYCVFATVRGLVWDLGYPYGFVDLDELGWGGLGLNVLVYGVGFYVLGLALVGIDRVLPARALVGYPVPDPVRAHDEARQVDAVA, translated from the coding sequence ATGCACACCGCCGTCAACGTCGTCGTCGCACTCGTCCGGTTCGCCATCGCGACCCTCGCCCTCGTCGGCACCAAGGACATCTGGATGCGGGGCGACCTCGACGGCCTCGCGTACTTCACCAACCAGGCCGGGCTGATGCTCGCGGTCGTGATGATCTGGGCGGGCGTCGCGTCGGTGCTGGGCCGACGTCAGCCGCCCGCGTGGCTCAAGGGCGGCGTGACGCTGTTCCTCGCGATCACCGGGCTGATCTCGTTCTTCGTGCTCGCCCCGGAGGCGGCCGACGCACCCGCGGTCGCGTTCGGCCTCACGTCGGGCACCATCGAGCACGAGATCACGCCCGTCGCGGCGTTCCTCGACTTCCTGCTGCTCGACGCGCACCGGCGGCTGCGGCTGCGGCACGCGGCGTACTGGCTCGGGTACCTGCTGGCGTACTGCGTGTTCGCGACCGTCCGCGGGCTCGTCTGGGACCTCGGCTACCCGTACGGGTTCGTCGACCTCGACGAGCTCGGCTGGGGCGGGCTCGGCCTCAACGTCCTGGTGTACGGCGTCGGCTTCTACGTCCTCGGGCTCGCGCTCGTCGGGATCGACCGCGTCCTGCCGGCGCGCGCCCTCGTCGGCTACCCGGTGCCGGACCCGGTGCGGGCGCACGACGAGGCCCGCCAGGTCGACGCGGTCGCCTGA
- a CDS encoding VOC family protein, whose protein sequence is MAVTLNPYLNFRTGTREAMEFYQSVLGGELNVSTFADYGMAQDPADADKVMHSQLTTPDGLTLMAADVPAHMDLAPASSISVSLSGDDEAKLRGFYDALAAGGTVLEPLTVAPWGDSFGMVVDKFGTTWLVNIAGTPAA, encoded by the coding sequence ATGGCCGTGACGCTCAACCCGTACCTGAACTTCCGCACCGGCACGCGGGAGGCGATGGAGTTCTACCAGTCGGTTCTCGGTGGCGAGCTCAACGTGAGCACGTTCGCCGACTACGGCATGGCGCAGGACCCGGCGGACGCCGACAAGGTCATGCACAGCCAGCTCACGACGCCCGACGGCCTCACGCTCATGGCGGCCGACGTGCCCGCGCACATGGACCTCGCGCCCGCCTCGTCGATCTCGGTGTCGCTGAGCGGTGACGACGAGGCGAAGCTGCGGGGCTTCTACGACGCCCTCGCCGCCGGGGGGACGGTCCTCGAGCCGCTCACGGTCGCGCCGTGGGGCGACAGCTTCGGCATGGTCGTGGACAAGTTCGGGACGACGTGGCTCGTCAACATCGCGGGGACGCCGGCGGCGTGA
- a CDS encoding DUF6803 family protein, translated as MVTTAPSSAGSVDRTSAVRGHGTRVAAVAAVSVVIAAVALLLPAWPAGEDMGSTHYMGLLAANQPWNLLLFMAVPVILAETIAVSELAILFRRQVPVAVARLNRYAGLVVGFYFLGVVVYLMRHAVVPLTTSGGWRGWVDVVAVGFYLLGIVPLYGMTLLETRVVGAGWDDRRRLQVHATLVGVFLVVAHVAMIAGMLDPAVAGWEPTHVMDDGSSMEGMTH; from the coding sequence ATGGTCACCACAGCCCCGTCGTCTGCCGGGTCCGTCGACCGCACCTCCGCGGTCCGCGGGCACGGGACCCGTGTCGCGGCGGTCGCCGCGGTCAGCGTCGTCATCGCCGCGGTCGCGCTGCTGCTGCCTGCGTGGCCCGCGGGGGAGGACATGGGCTCGACGCACTACATGGGCCTGCTCGCCGCGAACCAGCCGTGGAACCTGCTGCTGTTCATGGCCGTGCCGGTGATCCTGGCCGAGACGATCGCGGTGAGCGAGCTCGCGATCCTGTTCCGCCGGCAGGTGCCCGTCGCGGTGGCGCGGCTCAACCGGTACGCGGGGCTCGTCGTGGGGTTCTACTTCCTCGGCGTCGTCGTGTACCTGATGCGGCACGCGGTCGTGCCGCTGACGACGAGCGGCGGCTGGCGCGGCTGGGTGGACGTCGTCGCGGTCGGGTTCTACCTGCTGGGGATCGTGCCGCTGTACGGGATGACGCTGCTGGAGACGCGCGTCGTCGGTGCCGGCTGGGACGACCGGCGCCGGCTGCAGGTGCACGCGACGCTCGTCGGGGTGTTCCTCGTCGTGGCGCACGTCGCGATGATCGCGGGCATGCTCGACCCGGCGGTGGCCGGCTGGGAGCCGACGCACGTCATGGACGACGGCTCGAGCATGGAGGGCATGACGCATTGA
- a CDS encoding thioredoxin domain-containing protein, protein MNRLAASTSPYLRQHADNPVDWFEWGEEAFAEAARRDVPLLVSVGYAACHWCHVMAHESFEDPVTAAFMNAHFVNVKVDREERPDVDAVYMTATQAMTGQGGWPMTVFATPAGAPFFCGTYFPPRPVQGVPSFPEVLAALAAAWQTRRDEVVASAESIRSALAGEADEDGHRHDAHAADEHLVDGRPDAAPSGAEPGAPLSPGAPLVPAPAAEVDASVVERALAAARASLDRVHGGFAGAPKFPPSTVLEWLLRHHARTGDRDALDAAGHALTAMARGGMYDQLGGGFARYSVDATWTVPHFEKMLYDNALLLRVYAHWWRATASPLARRVVTQTADWMLRELRTGQGGFASALDADTGGVEGATYVWTPDDLRAVLGDDDGAWAADVLAVTGAGTFEHGTSVLQLRADPDDEDRLSSVRERLLAHRATRPQPARDDKVVSAWNGLAVAALAEAGALLDRPDWVEAATAAATLLVDLHVRRASGDAEAPGADGVEPGTPVRLVRASRDGVPGTAAAVLEDYADVAEGFLALAAVTGEHRWVARAGGLLETVLTRFGDGAGGFYDTADDETDPVLARIRRPQDPADGPTPSGQAAAAGALVTYGAFTGSSRHREAAVRALAVPLTFAGRYPRAAGWALATAEALLDGPREVAVVGPVRDDATRDLHRVALASTAPGLVVALGDPSAVAADASAVPLLRDRPLVDGRPAAYVCRGFVCDRPTTDPTTLRASLSPHPTPT, encoded by the coding sequence ATGAACCGTCTCGCCGCGAGCACGAGCCCCTACCTGAGGCAGCACGCCGACAACCCCGTCGACTGGTTCGAGTGGGGCGAGGAGGCGTTCGCCGAGGCCGCGCGCCGCGACGTGCCGCTGCTCGTCTCCGTCGGGTACGCCGCCTGCCACTGGTGCCACGTCATGGCGCACGAGTCGTTCGAGGACCCCGTGACCGCCGCGTTCATGAACGCGCACTTCGTCAACGTCAAGGTCGACCGCGAGGAGCGCCCCGACGTCGACGCCGTCTACATGACCGCGACGCAGGCGATGACCGGCCAGGGCGGCTGGCCGATGACGGTGTTCGCGACACCCGCCGGGGCACCGTTCTTCTGCGGCACGTACTTCCCGCCGCGGCCCGTCCAGGGCGTGCCGTCGTTCCCCGAGGTCCTCGCGGCGCTCGCGGCGGCGTGGCAGACGCGGCGCGACGAGGTCGTGGCGAGCGCGGAGTCGATCCGCAGCGCGCTCGCGGGCGAGGCCGACGAGGACGGGCACCGGCACGACGCGCACGCCGCCGACGAGCACCTCGTCGACGGTCGACCCGACGCGGCGCCCAGCGGTGCGGAGCCCGGCGCCCCGCTCTCCCCCGGCGCCCCGCTCGTGCCCGCGCCGGCGGCCGAGGTCGACGCGTCCGTCGTCGAGCGCGCCCTCGCCGCGGCGCGCGCGTCGCTCGACCGCGTGCACGGCGGCTTCGCCGGCGCCCCCAAGTTCCCGCCGTCGACCGTCCTGGAGTGGCTGCTGCGGCACCACGCCCGCACGGGCGACCGGGACGCGCTCGACGCGGCCGGGCACGCGCTCACGGCCATGGCCCGCGGCGGCATGTACGACCAGCTCGGCGGCGGGTTCGCGCGGTACTCCGTCGACGCGACGTGGACCGTGCCGCACTTCGAGAAGATGCTCTACGACAACGCCCTCCTGCTGCGCGTGTACGCGCACTGGTGGCGCGCGACGGCCTCGCCGCTGGCCCGGCGCGTGGTGACGCAGACCGCCGACTGGATGCTCCGCGAGCTGCGGACCGGGCAGGGCGGGTTCGCGTCCGCGCTGGACGCGGACACGGGTGGCGTCGAGGGTGCGACCTACGTCTGGACGCCCGACGACCTGCGGGCGGTGCTCGGCGACGACGACGGGGCATGGGCGGCGGACGTGCTGGCCGTGACCGGCGCGGGCACGTTCGAGCACGGCACGTCGGTGCTGCAGCTGCGCGCGGACCCGGACGACGAGGACCGGCTCTCCTCCGTCCGCGAGCGCCTCCTCGCCCACCGCGCGACGCGCCCGCAGCCCGCACGCGACGACAAGGTCGTCTCGGCGTGGAACGGCCTGGCCGTCGCAGCCCTGGCCGAGGCCGGCGCGCTCCTGGACCGGCCCGACTGGGTCGAGGCGGCGACGGCGGCGGCGACCCTGCTGGTCGACCTGCACGTCCGCCGCGCCTCGGGCGACGCGGAGGCACCCGGCGCGGACGGCGTCGAGCCCGGCACTCCTGTGCGGCTCGTGCGGGCGTCGCGGGACGGGGTGCCGGGCACGGCCGCGGCGGTGCTGGAGGACTACGCCGACGTCGCCGAGGGGTTCCTGGCGCTCGCGGCCGTGACCGGCGAGCACCGCTGGGTCGCGCGCGCGGGGGGCCTGCTGGAGACCGTCCTGACCCGGTTCGGCGACGGGGCGGGCGGCTTCTACGACACCGCGGACGACGAGACCGACCCGGTGCTGGCCCGCATCCGTCGCCCCCAGGACCCGGCCGACGGGCCGACGCCGTCGGGGCAGGCGGCGGCCGCGGGCGCGCTGGTCACGTACGGCGCGTTCACGGGCTCGTCGCGGCACCGCGAGGCTGCGGTCCGTGCCCTCGCGGTGCCACTGACGTTCGCCGGGCGGTACCCGCGCGCTGCGGGCTGGGCGCTCGCGACGGCGGAGGCGCTGCTCGACGGCCCGCGCGAGGTGGCCGTCGTCGGGCCCGTGCGGGACGACGCGACGCGTGACCTGCACCGGGTCGCGCTGGCGTCGACGGCTCCCGGGCTCGTCGTGGCGCTCGGCGACCCGTCGGCCGTCGCCGCGGACGCGTCGGCCGTCCCGCTGCTGCGCGACCGCCCCCTCGTCGACGGCCGCCCGGCCGCGTACGTGTGCCGCGGCTTCGTCTGCGACCGCCCCACCACGGACCCGACCACCCTGAGAGCCTCCCTCTCCCCCCACCCCACCCCCACCTGA